The following coding sequences lie in one Agrobacterium vitis genomic window:
- a CDS encoding Zn-dependent hydrolase, with product MPEASPKSSKAPINTKRFQAMVDTLSSFGGGPDGSMNRLTLSQEDGRARDWLASWFAENGFVQSVDAIGNQFGSAPLAGANAPVVMVGSHIDSQPNGGRFDGALGVVAACEAVLAVRERLAAENRLAACNFQVVNWTNEEGARFQPSLLGSSVFTGAAELDWALDRADGNGVTVRQSLQEIGYAGKDKVPVPDALIELHIEGASTLFNAEEKFGAFTRFWGATKYRLAFLGCQAHTGPTPMAERKDALLGAAYLMADLRAMVDAYGLELHTSVGRLEVFPNSPNIVPAEAVLFIELRSASPEILEEAEQKLKVAAETAAAKAKIDYEIRSIDRRKAGNFASGLVSLAEQTAKSYGEPMRHLDTVGGHDAVALSAVCPAVVLAVRSQNGVIHHPTEYTTPQDQAFGTQVLADMLYRLACDGLEAAQHNEAAQ from the coding sequence GGAAGATGGCAGGGCGCGCGACTGGCTTGCGTCCTGGTTTGCTGAAAATGGGTTTGTTCAATCCGTGGACGCCATTGGCAATCAGTTTGGTTCAGCACCGCTGGCCGGGGCAAATGCCCCTGTTGTCATGGTTGGTTCTCACATTGACAGCCAGCCGAATGGTGGGCGTTTTGATGGAGCACTGGGTGTCGTTGCGGCCTGCGAGGCCGTTTTGGCGGTGCGCGAACGATTGGCGGCGGAAAATCGTCTTGCGGCCTGCAATTTCCAGGTCGTGAACTGGACAAATGAGGAAGGTGCGCGGTTTCAACCGAGCCTGTTGGGAAGCAGCGTTTTTACCGGTGCGGCCGAACTGGACTGGGCACTTGACAGGGCTGATGGCAACGGCGTCACGGTTCGCCAGTCGCTTCAGGAGATTGGCTATGCGGGCAAGGACAAGGTACCCGTGCCAGACGCCTTGATCGAGCTGCACATTGAAGGTGCAAGCACGCTGTTTAACGCTGAGGAGAAATTCGGGGCCTTCACCCGTTTCTGGGGGGCCACAAAATACCGCCTCGCTTTTCTCGGCTGTCAGGCCCACACCGGTCCAACGCCGATGGCGGAGCGCAAGGATGCACTGTTGGGTGCCGCCTATCTGATGGCCGATCTGCGGGCCATGGTGGACGCTTACGGACTTGAACTTCACACCTCTGTTGGCCGTCTGGAGGTTTTTCCCAATTCGCCCAATATCGTTCCGGCGGAAGCCGTGTTGTTCATCGAGTTGCGATCTGCCTCGCCGGAGATTTTGGAGGAGGCCGAACAGAAGCTGAAGGTTGCCGCTGAAACTGCTGCTGCAAAAGCTAAAATCGATTATGAAATACGCTCCATTGACCGGCGCAAGGCAGGCAATTTTGCGTCCGGCCTGGTTTCTCTGGCGGAACAGACGGCCAAAAGCTATGGCGAACCGATGCGTCATCTCGATACGGTCGGCGGCCACGACGCCGTGGCGCTGTCTGCTGTTTGCCCAGCCGTGGTGCTTGCCGTGCGCAGCCAGAACGGCGTCATTCATCACCCCACGGAATACACGACACCGCAAGACCAGGCATTTGGCACGCAGGTTCTGGCCGACATGCTCTATCGCCTTGCCTGCGACGGGCTGGAGGCTGCGCAACACAATGAGGCGGCGCAATGA
- a CDS encoding phosphotransferase has protein sequence MKPLGTPDNEDEARVERALSRFTTLPLHTLTYRVALPAVASPSYHAVESVTFDIAPDGTEPTLFLKVAGDETKELVDDAISFAAATRLHDLGFSPKPIACSPPDRAMLWERLGQGWRAAKIDDLMHEAPVLQLIKMQKAIAAGPLLGRPWSVFEGIDGLWAIMQTLQAPLPGDASWMYAWTRTLHSAISAAGVDFCAAHGDPHSSNVMIGASGQLQLVDFDMAGDMDPYYQLGVQMNELYQFESQMKPLLEMHDGAFSTKAFARCRLYAAADDFYWALRSMLLEMRSPRRSVEFLKYAEWRFLRCRMLLGRPGFEELVRSI, from the coding sequence ATGAAACCACTCGGCACACCAGACAATGAAGATGAAGCCCGCGTTGAGCGCGCCTTATCGCGTTTCACCACCCTCCCCTTGCACACCCTGACCTACCGTGTCGCGCTGCCTGCCGTGGCTTCGCCGTCTTATCATGCGGTGGAATCCGTCACATTCGACATCGCGCCTGATGGCACTGAGCCGACATTGTTCCTGAAGGTGGCCGGAGATGAAACGAAAGAGCTGGTGGATGATGCCATCTCTTTTGCGGCGGCAACGCGCCTGCATGATCTCGGGTTTTCACCAAAACCAATTGCCTGCTCCCCCCCCGACAGGGCGATGCTTTGGGAGCGTCTGGGACAAGGCTGGCGGGCGGCGAAAATCGACGACCTCATGCACGAGGCTCCCGTATTGCAGTTGATCAAAATGCAGAAGGCGATTGCCGCAGGCCCATTATTGGGTAGGCCGTGGTCGGTCTTCGAGGGGATCGATGGGCTTTGGGCCATCATGCAAACTCTGCAAGCCCCGCTGCCGGGGGATGCGTCCTGGATGTATGCCTGGACCAGGACACTCCACTCCGCCATTTCTGCTGCTGGTGTTGATTTTTGTGCGGCTCACGGCGATCCGCATTCGTCCAATGTGATGATCGGTGCGTCCGGCCAATTGCAGCTGGTGGACTTCGATATGGCTGGTGACATGGACCCCTATTACCAGCTTGGGGTGCAGATGAATGAGCTTTACCAGTTTGAGAGCCAAATGAAGCCACTTCTTGAAATGCATGATGGGGCCTTTTCCACCAAGGCCTTTGCCCGCTGCCGCCTGTACGCGGCAGCCGATGATTTCTATTGGGCCTTGCGCAGCATGCTTCTGGAAATGCGCTCTCCCCGACGCAGCGTCGAGTTTCTGAAATATGCCGAATGGCGTTTCCTGCGGTGCAGAATGCTGTTGGGTCGTCCCGGATTTGAGGAACTGGTCAGGTCGATTTGA
- a CDS encoding choline/ethanolamine kinase family protein — translation MNEIGMATTDAEHAVEAALTQVAGWQGRKLRYRAVLGGISNTNFRIEVEGDSLSYFLKIPGRGTEMFIDRKAAAAASKQAETIGIGPRTFDYLAHLDIEIAEFIEGRRPSTHRDFADPQIRHKAVSLYRDFHAAPELPLTKTVFDMIDEHYAQVEELGGYWPVDHTWLQGQYRQARMALEASGLDLVACFNDPMPGNFLIGENKSIKLIDFEYASNNERLYDLAIWSGEMFFSEAIDREIIEDYFGYYDTGYHARFIVLKALADIKWSTWAMVQNRISTLDFDFYKYGIWKHMRARSIINDPRWPHFLKSL, via the coding sequence ATGAACGAAATTGGTATGGCGACCACCGATGCCGAGCACGCCGTGGAGGCTGCACTCACTCAAGTCGCAGGCTGGCAAGGCCGTAAACTGCGCTATCGAGCCGTTCTCGGCGGTATCAGCAACACCAATTTTCGCATTGAGGTGGAAGGAGATTCCCTCTCCTATTTCCTGAAAATTCCTGGCCGTGGTACGGAAATGTTTATTGACCGCAAGGCGGCGGCGGCGGCCAGCAAACAGGCCGAAACCATCGGCATTGGGCCGCGCACATTTGATTATCTCGCCCATTTGGACATTGAAATTGCAGAATTCATCGAAGGTCGCAGACCATCCACCCATCGTGACTTTGCCGACCCGCAGATCCGCCACAAAGCTGTTTCCCTCTATCGTGATTTTCACGCGGCGCCAGAACTGCCGCTGACCAAAACCGTCTTTGACATGATCGACGAGCACTATGCGCAAGTGGAAGAGTTGGGCGGCTATTGGCCCGTTGATCACACATGGCTGCAAGGGCAGTATAGACAGGCACGCATGGCTCTTGAGGCGTCCGGCCTCGATCTCGTTGCCTGTTTCAATGATCCGATGCCCGGCAACTTCCTGATTGGCGAGAACAAATCGATCAAGCTCATCGATTTCGAATATGCCTCCAACAATGAGCGCCTCTATGATCTGGCGATCTGGAGTGGGGAAATGTTCTTTTCGGAAGCAATCGATCGGGAAATCATCGAGGATTACTTCGGCTACTATGATACCGGCTATCATGCCCGCTTCATCGTGCTGAAGGCCTTGGCTGACATAAAGTGGAGCACCTGGGCCATGGTGCAGAACCGGATTTCAACGCTCGATTTCGATTTCTATAAATATGGAATCTGGAAACATATGCGCGCGCGCTCCATTATAAACGACCCTCGCTGGCCGCACTTTCTAAAATCCCTGTAA
- a CDS encoding efflux RND transporter periplasmic adaptor subunit — protein sequence MKMGSFCAVLQDRLSTSTVLVALTLGISICPVQAADDAIIPVTAITAKMETMHRVINGIGTIEPLQSVIVRPRIEGQVVEIPFAEGEIVDKGSVLLKLDNRELVSNLVSAKAKKAQDEAQLRSAKLDAERYASLAEKGVASLSVMEQKNAANQQYTAAVQYDDAMIRNAETQLSFATILAPFTGRTGFKQVDIGSIVSTTSTNGIVTVTQMDPIGVSFVAPGDRFAEIRDALKDGIADVELETTDGTRKLSTGKLTIIDNAVDSSNGSIHLRATFDNKTGALWPGLPVATRLTVEVRKGVVVPDKALARGRDGLYAFVVGADHKVSKRSVKTAFVTDAMALVTDGINAGDQVVMDGQSRIADKVTVAVTPWTGSPIGELSGEVSQ from the coding sequence ATGAAGATGGGCTCATTTTGCGCTGTATTACAAGATAGACTCTCTACCTCTACCGTTCTTGTCGCCCTCACCCTTGGTATATCCATCTGTCCCGTACAAGCTGCGGATGATGCTATCATTCCTGTCACGGCTATAACGGCGAAGATGGAGACGATGCACCGTGTCATCAATGGGATCGGCACGATCGAACCTCTTCAGTCCGTTATCGTCAGACCACGCATCGAAGGCCAGGTGGTCGAGATACCCTTCGCAGAAGGGGAGATAGTCGACAAAGGCAGTGTTTTGCTGAAGCTGGATAATCGCGAGCTCGTCTCTAACCTCGTGTCGGCAAAGGCGAAAAAGGCACAGGACGAAGCGCAGTTGCGAAGCGCCAAATTGGATGCGGAGCGATATGCGTCCCTTGCGGAAAAAGGAGTGGCCTCTCTCTCCGTGATGGAGCAAAAGAATGCTGCTAATCAGCAATATACCGCAGCCGTCCAGTATGATGATGCCATGATCAGGAATGCTGAAACGCAGCTCAGTTTCGCGACGATCCTAGCTCCCTTTACTGGACGTACAGGCTTCAAGCAGGTCGATATCGGCAGCATTGTCAGTACAACATCCACAAATGGTATCGTGACGGTGACGCAGATGGACCCGATAGGCGTGTCTTTTGTTGCGCCTGGTGATAGATTTGCCGAAATCCGTGATGCGTTAAAAGACGGGATCGCAGATGTGGAATTGGAAACCACGGATGGTACGAGAAAACTTTCAACGGGCAAGCTGACCATCATTGATAATGCCGTCGATTCCTCAAACGGCTCTATTCACCTGCGTGCGACATTCGACAACAAGACCGGGGCGCTTTGGCCGGGTCTGCCGGTGGCGACACGATTGACTGTTGAAGTGCGAAAGGGCGTGGTGGTGCCGGACAAGGCGCTGGCGCGTGGCCGTGACGGTCTCTATGCCTTCGTTGTTGGCGCGGATCACAAAGTCAGCAAACGCAGCGTGAAAACGGCCTTTGTTACGGATGCGATGGCTTTGGTCACCGATGGTATCAACGCCGGTGATCAGGTCGTCATGGATGGACAATCCCGCATCGCTGACAAGGTGACGGTGGCGGTCACGCCGTGGACCGGATCGCCAATCGGCGAGCTTTCCGGCGAGGTCTCCCAATGA